From Chryseobacterium joostei, the proteins below share one genomic window:
- a CDS encoding DNA gyrase/topoisomerase IV subunit A produces MTTEEYSHEGESLKKVSGLYKDWFLDYASYVILDRAIPSVYDGLKPVQRRIMHSMRELEDGRYNKVANIVGNTMKYHPHGDASITDAMVQIGQKELLIDTQGNWGNIYTGDSAAAARYIEARLTPFALEVVFNPKTTEWTKSYDGRNNEPIDLPVKFPLLLTQGVEGIGVGLSTKILPHNFNELINASVAYLKGKKFELYPDFLTAGYLDVSEYNDGHRGGKVRARAKITQTDKHLLVISELPYSKTTSDLIDSILKANERGKIKIKKIEDNTSDKVEILVHIHNDVSPDKTIDALYAFTDCQVTISPNACVIVGDKPMFLNVSEILRMNTDHTVSLLEKELEIELHELQESWHFSSLERIFIENRIYHDIEEVKTWEDVLKTIDAGLKPHTGHLLRAVTEEDILRLTEIRIKRISRFDLDKFKENIASLEGKIEQVKHHLANLITYAIDYYLNIQKKYGKDKQRKTELRIFDTIDATKVAVANEKFYANFEEGFIGTSLKKDQYLFDCSDIDDIITFRKDGSMKVVKVEAKTFIGKDILHVAVWKKNDKRTVYNMIYREGREGPFYMKRFSVTGVTRNTDYPLASDKKGSETLYFSANPNGEAETVTVLLKPNPRIRKNKMEINFSELAIKGRDSKGNLVTKYAVKKVDMKEEGVSTLAPRRIWFDDTVRRLNADARGTLLGSFKGDDKILTINTNGEVKLVSFDLGNRFDDEYLVLEKWRPSQPITCIYYDGEKDIYFIKRFLLENTVNLQTFMPSEHPKSFIENVIIANNVTAEIIFAKDKGKERDPETINIDEFIAVKGIKAIGNQFTKFKVKAINITIPEPVEEEPEVYEEPEQTGDMDEDGGIIGNLFQGEGDSETE; encoded by the coding sequence ATGACGACAGAAGAATATTCGCATGAGGGTGAAAGCTTAAAGAAAGTTTCCGGTCTTTATAAAGATTGGTTTCTGGATTATGCTTCCTATGTAATTCTGGATAGGGCTATTCCTTCCGTATATGATGGGTTGAAGCCTGTGCAGCGAAGAATCATGCACTCTATGCGGGAACTGGAGGATGGCCGTTACAATAAGGTGGCCAATATCGTGGGAAATACCATGAAGTATCACCCTCACGGTGATGCGTCCATTACAGATGCCATGGTACAGATCGGTCAGAAAGAACTGTTGATAGATACTCAGGGTAACTGGGGGAATATCTATACAGGAGACTCTGCAGCGGCAGCAAGATATATTGAGGCCAGATTGACGCCTTTCGCTCTGGAAGTAGTATTCAATCCTAAAACAACCGAATGGACGAAGTCCTATGACGGAAGAAATAATGAACCCATTGATCTTCCGGTTAAGTTTCCATTGCTTCTTACCCAAGGGGTAGAAGGAATTGGGGTAGGACTTTCCACCAAGATACTTCCACATAACTTCAATGAACTGATCAATGCATCTGTAGCCTATTTAAAAGGAAAGAAATTTGAGCTGTATCCGGACTTTTTAACAGCCGGATATCTTGATGTTTCTGAATATAATGATGGTCACAGAGGAGGAAAAGTAAGAGCCAGAGCAAAAATTACCCAGACAGATAAACATCTTCTGGTGATTTCAGAGCTTCCCTATTCCAAAACAACAAGTGATCTTATTGACTCTATTTTAAAGGCCAATGAGAGAGGTAAGATCAAGATCAAAAAGATTGAGGATAATACTTCTGATAAAGTAGAAATTCTGGTTCATATTCATAATGATGTTTCTCCGGATAAGACGATTGATGCTTTATATGCATTTACCGACTGTCAGGTAACCATTTCTCCGAATGCTTGTGTAATTGTAGGAGACAAACCTATGTTCCTGAACGTTTCGGAGATTTTGAGAATGAATACGGATCATACCGTTTCATTGTTGGAAAAAGAACTTGAAATAGAACTTCACGAACTTCAGGAAAGCTGGCATTTTTCATCCTTGGAAAGAATCTTCATCGAAAACAGAATTTACCATGATATCGAAGAAGTGAAAACCTGGGAAGATGTCTTAAAAACAATTGATGCCGGATTGAAACCTCATACCGGACATCTTTTACGAGCGGTTACAGAAGAAGATATCCTAAGATTAACAGAAATCAGAATCAAGAGAATTTCAAGATTCGATTTAGATAAATTTAAAGAAAACATTGCCTCTCTTGAGGGCAAAATAGAGCAGGTAAAACACCATCTTGCCAACCTGATCACGTATGCTATTGATTATTATTTAAATATTCAGAAGAAATACGGAAAAGACAAGCAAAGAAAAACCGAGCTTAGAATTTTTGATACCATTGATGCTACTAAGGTTGCTGTTGCCAATGAGAAGTTCTATGCGAACTTTGAAGAGGGCTTTATCGGAACCTCATTGAAAAAAGATCAATATTTATTCGACTGTTCGGATATTGATGATATCATTACTTTCCGAAAAGACGGTAGCATGAAGGTGGTAAAAGTGGAGGCCAAAACATTTATTGGAAAAGATATTCTTCACGTTGCTGTTTGGAAGAAAAACGACAAGAGAACGGTTTATAACATGATCTACCGCGAGGGAAGAGAAGGTCCGTTTTACATGAAGCGTTTCTCTGTAACAGGAGTCACCAGAAATACAGACTATCCTTTGGCTTCTGATAAGAAAGGTTCAGAAACATTGTATTTTTCAGCTAATCCTAATGGAGAAGCGGAAACAGTAACTGTACTTTTAAAGCCAAACCCAAGAATCAGAAAGAATAAAATGGAGATCAATTTCTCCGAGCTTGCCATTAAAGGGCGTGATTCTAAAGGAAATCTGGTGACCAAATATGCTGTGAAGAAAGTCGATATGAAAGAAGAGGGTGTTTCTACACTCGCTCCGAGAAGAATCTGGTTTGATGATACTGTAAGAAGACTGAATGCTGATGCAAGAGGAACATTATTAGGAAGCTTTAAAGGAGATGACAAGATATTGACCATTAATACGAATGGTGAAGTAAAGCTGGTTTCATTTGATTTAGGAAACCGTTTTGATGATGAATATCTGGTTCTTGAAAAATGGAGACCATCACAGCCCATTACCTGTATTTATTACGATGGGGAAAAGGATATTTACTTTATCAAGAGATTCCTTTTGGAAAATACGGTTAACTTACAAACCTTTATGCCGTCTGAACATCCAAAATCATTCATAGAAAATGTGATTATTGCCAATAACGTTACTGCAGAAATAATTTTTGCAAAAGATAAAGGGAAAGAACGTGATCCGGAAACCATAAATATAGATGAATTTATTGCGGTAAAAGGGATAAAGGCCATAGGAAACCAGTTTACAAAATTCAAGGTAAAGGCCATTAATATTACGATTCCGGAACCTGTAGAAGAAGAACCGGAAGTCTATGAAGAACCGGAACAAACAGGTGATATGGATGAAGATGGGGGGATCATCGGAAATTTGTTCCAGGGAGAGGGAGATAGCGAAACGGAATAA
- a CDS encoding DNA topoisomerase IV subunit B: protein MSQEINPTYSEDNIRTLDWQEHIRLRPGMYIGKLGDGSSADDGIYILLKEILDNSIDEFRMRSGKRIEIKLDDGKVTIRDFGRGIPLGKMVDAVSKMNTGGKYDSKAFKKSVGLNGVGTKAVNALSEYFRVRSFRDGKMKAAEFSRGMIKEDFDEKETSDRNGTEISFVPDGEIFLHFKYRKEYIERMLRNYAYLNPGLKILFNGETYFSENGLKDLLEEELESEILYPIVHLKEEDIEVAITHSDKSQTETYFSFVNGQNTTQGGTHLNAFREAYVKTIREFFNKSFDASDIRKSIIAAISINVEEPVFESQTKTKLGSNDMGPNGPTVRTFIIDFLKSKLDNFLHKNPEIAEAIQRKILISERERKELSGIQKLARERAKKVSLHNKKLRDCRQHYNDQKAERKGDTQIFITEGDSASGSITKSRDVETQAVFSLKGKPLNCYGLTKKVVYENEEFNLLQAALNIEESLEDLRYNQVIIATDADVDGMHIRLLMITFFLQFFPDLIKNNHLYILQTPLFRVRNKKETRYCYSEAERVKALNDLGKNPEITRFKGLGEISPDEFKHFIGKDIRLEPVVVGKDQTIEQLLEFYMGKNTPDRQAFILENLVVEDDTDIDKKEILNDVDSL, encoded by the coding sequence ATGTCACAAGAAATAAATCCAACCTACTCCGAAGATAATATCAGAACCCTCGATTGGCAGGAACATATCCGTCTGCGCCCCGGCATGTACATCGGGAAGCTCGGTGATGGTTCTTCCGCGGATGATGGTATTTACATTTTACTTAAAGAAATTCTGGACAACTCGATAGATGAGTTCAGGATGAGATCCGGAAAAAGAATTGAAATAAAACTGGACGATGGTAAGGTTACCATCCGTGACTTCGGTCGTGGAATCCCGTTGGGAAAAATGGTAGATGCTGTTTCCAAAATGAATACCGGAGGTAAATACGACAGTAAGGCGTTCAAGAAATCTGTCGGACTGAATGGGGTGGGTACCAAGGCAGTAAATGCTCTTTCAGAGTATTTCAGGGTACGTTCTTTCCGTGACGGAAAGATGAAGGCAGCGGAGTTTTCCCGCGGTATGATTAAAGAAGATTTTGATGAAAAGGAAACTTCTGACAGAAACGGGACTGAAATTTCATTCGTTCCCGATGGGGAAATATTCCTGCATTTCAAATATAGAAAAGAGTATATCGAAAGAATGCTCCGCAACTATGCCTATTTGAATCCGGGACTGAAAATTCTTTTCAACGGAGAAACTTATTTTTCTGAAAATGGTCTTAAGGATTTGTTGGAAGAAGAATTAGAAAGCGAGATTCTTTATCCGATTGTTCATTTGAAAGAGGAAGATATTGAGGTTGCAATTACCCATTCTGACAAGTCTCAAACAGAAACCTATTTCTCATTCGTAAACGGACAGAATACAACGCAAGGTGGAACACACCTTAATGCTTTCCGTGAAGCATATGTGAAGACAATCCGTGAGTTTTTTAATAAAAGCTTTGATGCTTCCGATATTAGAAAATCTATTATTGCAGCAATTTCCATCAATGTTGAGGAACCGGTATTTGAATCTCAGACCAAAACTAAGCTGGGATCCAATGATATGGGACCTAATGGTCCTACCGTAAGAACTTTCATTATTGATTTTCTTAAAAGTAAGCTGGATAACTTCCTGCACAAGAATCCTGAAATTGCAGAAGCAATTCAAAGAAAGATATTAATCTCAGAAAGAGAAAGAAAGGAACTTTCCGGAATCCAGAAGCTGGCAAGAGAAAGAGCCAAAAAAGTATCTCTGCACAATAAAAAACTTCGTGATTGCAGACAACATTACAATGATCAGAAAGCAGAAAGAAAAGGAGATACACAGATCTTCATCACCGAGGGAGATTCTGCATCAGGATCTATCACAAAGTCCAGAGATGTTGAAACACAGGCTGTATTTTCACTAAAAGGTAAGCCTTTGAACTGTTATGGTCTTACGAAGAAAGTGGTGTACGAAAATGAAGAATTTAACCTTCTTCAGGCTGCTTTAAATATTGAGGAAAGCTTAGAAGATCTAAGATATAATCAGGTAATCATTGCAACCGATGCCGATGTGGATGGAATGCACATTCGTCTATTGATGATCACATTCTTCCTTCAGTTTTTCCCTGATCTGATTAAAAATAACCACCTTTATATTCTTCAGACCCCTTTATTCAGGGTGAGAAATAAAAAAGAAACAAGGTATTGCTATTCAGAAGCAGAAAGAGTAAAGGCACTCAATGATCTTGGTAAAAATCCTGAAATCACTCGATTTAAGGGACTAGGGGAGATTTCTCCGGATGAATTTAAACACTTTATTGGTAAAGATATCCGCCTGGAACCAGTAGTAGTAGGAAAAGATCAGACCATAGAGCAGCTACTGGAATTTTATATGGGGAAAAATACCCCGGACAGACAGGCTTTTATCCTTGAAAATCTGGTGGTAGAAGATGATACGGATATTGATAAAAAAGAAATTTTGAATGACGTAGACAGTTTATAG